The genomic DNA CGTGGAGAGGGACTTCCACCTTTTGCCCGTCCCGCCACGCCTCCGTTGTAACATGGACCAGGGCAAGCAATGCCGACACGGCTTGCACCGCCCCGTGCTCTTGCCAGAATCCGAGCAAGGCGCTCATGACGATGATCGCCAAAATGATGGCCGCGTCGGTCGAATCGGACAGGAAGAGGGAGATCAAGGCGGCGGCGATTAGTATCAGAATGATCGGACTGCGGAACTGCGCCGCCAGGATCGTCAGGGGATGAGTGTCACGATGAGGCTTGATCCGGGACGAAGAGTACGAGGCTTGCCTCGTTCGCGCCTCATCCGCCGTCAGGCCGTCCGGCTTCGTCTCTGCATGGCGAAGCGCCTCCTCGACTGGCATGCTCCAGAATGCGTGGATTCGCCTTTCCATATGCTTCGGCTCGATTATTCGTAGCGCAGCGCCTCGATGGGGTTCAGTTTCGAGGCTTTATTGGCCGGATAGAGCCCGAAAAAGACGCCGACGGCCAAGGAAAACAAAAAGGCGGCCGCGACGGCGGGCACGTTGACGATCGTCGGCCAGCCGATGACGTGAGTCAGCAACCTGGCGCTGCCTATGCCGAACGCCACTCCCAGCACTCCGCCGATCGCCGTCATGATGATCGCCTCGATCAAAAACTGCAGCAAGATATGCGCACGTTTCGCGCCGACGGCCATGCGCAGGCCGATCTCTTTCGTCCGTTCCGTCACCGAGACCAGCAGAATGTTCATGATGCCGATGCCGCCGACGAACAGTGAAATGGATGCGATGCCCATCAACATGAGCATCATGGTCCGACTGGCGCTGGCCATGGTCTTGGCGAGATCTTCCATCGTTCGGATGGTAAAGTCATCCTCTTCGGAGGAATGCAGCCGATGTCGCGCGCGCAGCAAATCCTTGATGTCGTCCACCGCCGCCGGGATGTCATGGCGGCTCTGCATGGCGACGATAATGATCCCTACCGTCCCCAAGAACTGCGTGCCGAGTACCTTGCGCTCCGCCGTCGTAAAGGGCAGGATCACGATGTCGTCCTGATCCTGCCCTGAGACGGACTGACCTTTCGGGGCCAAAATCCCGATGACGCGCAACGGCACATTTCTGATGCGGATTTCTCCCCCGACGATGTCCTCACCGATTTCAAAGAGATTTTGAGCCGCGGTTTTGCCCAGCACCGCGACCTTCGCGGCCGAATCCATATCCGACTGGGTGAAAAAGTTTCCCTCGGCCACCGGCCAATTCCGAATATCCTGAAATTCCGGAGTGGTGCCCAGAACCGCCGTGCTCCAGTTTTTATTTTCCCGGATGACTTGAAGGACTGAACGAGTCGCGTACATGACGCCGGCGACCCCTACGGCTTTCTTCTCAATGTCCTGCGCGTCATCGACGGTCAGGGTTGAGACGGAGCCGAGACCGCCGCGAACGCCGCCGACGGTGGTTGCGCCGGGGACGATGATGAGGACGTTGGTGCCGAGACTTGAGATTTCAGCCTGGACGGAGGCCGTCGCGCCCTGACCCAGCCCGACCATGGCCACGACCGCGCCGATTCCGATGATGATGCCCAGCATGGTCAATCCGGCGCGCATGGGATTACGCCGGAGAACGCGGAACGCGGAAAGAACGGTGAGCCACAAAAAAGACATTGACCTCGGTTGATGGGGTTTATTTTGTTTGTTTGGTTTACTCGGTTAGGACAAACACGACACAAACCGGATGAACCAAACAAACGGTTTTTTATCTCATGCCTCGACCCGGTTCGAATCCCGGCGGCAACTTCTTTTGGGCCTGCTCTTCTTCCGATTCAATGCCGACGATGAGGCGATCTCCTGGATTCAACGAGCTCCCCACGATCTCGGTGGAAAGAGAATCGGCAATCCCGGTCGTCACCTCCACTTGGCGCGGCTGATTGTTTTGATCGAGCACCCAGACCCTTGAGGTTTTCTTGTCGATGGGGACGTTGGGCATCCGAAATCGGAGCGCGCCGTTCGGCACACGCAAGGGGTTGTCTTTTTGCGCCGTGACGATGGTGACATTCGCCGTCATGCCCGGCTTCAGTTTCAAGTCCGGATTGCTCACCGTGATGACGACATCATAGGTGACGACGTTCTGAATGTTGATGGGAGCGTTGCGGACCTGTGTCACCACGCCTTCGAAGAATTGCTTGGGATAAGCGTCCACGCGGAAGTGGGCTTCCGTCCCTTCCCGGACGCCCCCGATGTCCGATTCGCTGACGTTCGCATTGACCTGCATCCGAGTGAGGTCTTGAGCGATCACGAAGAGGATCGGGGTTTGGAAGGCCGCCGCCAACGTTTGGCCGACATCCACGTTCCTGGACACCACGATGCCGTCCACCGGGGAGTAGATCGTCGTATACCCGAGGTCCAATTCCGCCGAAGCCAGCGCCGCCTGGGCCTGATCCAACTGGGCTTGCAGCACCTCGACATTGGCCGCCGCGTCTCGATAATTCGTGTCGGCGAGATCCACGTCCGCCTGCGAGACGTAGGCCTGCGGCCGCAGCGCCGCCATGCGGTCGAACTCTCGTTTGCGCTGCGTGGCAAGCACTTTGGCTTTTGCAAGGTTCCCTTTGGCGCTTTTCACGGCGGCACGCGCTTGGCTCAAACGGGCCTTGAACGGCTTTTGATCGATCTGCGCCAGCACCTGTCCCTTTATGACTTGCGAGTTGAAGTCCGCGAAGAGTTGAGAGACCTTGCCGGAAACCTGACTGCCGACCTGCACCGAGACGACCGGATTGATCGTGCCTGTCGCGGTCACGATCGCGGTGATCGGTCCCCGGTCGACGACGGCGGTCTTGTATTGAACGGGCGGAGCACCGGAGATTCCCCAGTACCATAGACCTCCTCCGACGATGGCGAGGACTATGGCCGTTCCGATGAGCCAGGGCAGACGCGATCGTTTCGATCCTGTGGGAAACACGACGATTGAAGTCGGTGCTTTCTCTTCAGGCATGGATGGGGGTCGATGAGGCGCCGGTGTCACGGGGACGTGAGCCGGAACGATTTCAGTCCCGGAAGCATGGTGAGTGGGGTCCTGATGATGGTCGGTCATGATGTGGGGGCCATTCCGGCATTCATCCGGCGATGGCGCCTGTTCACGATTATCTTACGCCCTTCCTCGGCCAGCAACAGTACCACGGCCCCTAGCGCGAGCGGGCCATAGATCCAGAGCGGCAAAGGACTGGTTCCGAAGATGTCGTTTCCGACCGGCGTATAGGTAATGAGCGTCAGGAGAATCAGCTCCGTGACGATTCCCCACACGATCAGCGGATTCGTGAACCATCCGAGCCGCCTGATGGAGAGACGATCCGAACGGCAGGCAAACACATTCGCGACCTGAGCCAGGACGATTCCGACGAAGGTCACGGTTGTGGCTTCTCTATATAAAGGAGCGGACCAATCCAGGGGAGTACCCCAGGTCCACCCTTGACTGGAGAGATAGAGGAAGAACCCGCCCATCGTGATCATGGCTTCGATGGCTCCGAGGAACAGATACGTCCGCAATAAAATAGGAAGATTCAGAAGTCGTTCGGTCCGAGGACGCGGTGGAACATCCATGACGCCGGCAAGGGGTCGCTCGGTGCCGAGGGCTAGAGCGGGAATCATGTCGGTTCCCAGATCCACCGCCAGAACTTGTGGGATCGTCAGAGCCAGCGGTATCCCGATGAAACCGTAGCCGAGGTAAGGCACCACTTCCGGCACATTGCTGGCCAGCACATAGCTGGTGAATTTGCGGATGTTGTCATAGACCGTTCGCCCTTCTTCAATGGCGTTCACGATCGTCGCGAAGTTGTCGTCGAGGAGAATGATGTCCGCGATTTCTTTCGCCACGTCCGTCCCGGCAATACCCATCGCGACGCCGATGTCGGCCTTCTTGAGGGCCGGGGCGTCGTTGACGCCGTCACCCGTGACGGCGACCACTGCTCCCATCTCTTTGAGGATGGAGACGATCCGCATCTTGTGCCGAGGCGCCATGCGGGCGAAGACCGGATCCGGTTCGTTGAGGTGGGACGGCGTCAGCAGCCGTTGAAGAGTTTCATCGTTCATGGTATCGAGCTGCGCTCCCTCGATGACCGGGACAAACGTCGTCGGCGGGGGCGCGGTGACTTGATTCGGCGCGAGACCGATTTTTCGTGCAACGGCCAGCGCCGTGAGCGGATGGTCGCCCGTGATCAT from Nitrospira sp. includes the following:
- a CDS encoding ABC-type antimicrobial peptide transport system, permease component, which gives rise to MSFLWLTVLSAFRVLRRNPMRAGLTMLGIIIGIGAVVAMVGLGQGATASVQAEISSLGTNVLIIVPGATTVGGVRGGLGSVSTLTVDDAQDIEKKAVGVAGVMYATRSVLQVIRENKNWSTAVLGTTPEFQDIRNWPVAEGNFFTQSDMDSAAKVAVLGKTAAQNLFEIGEDIVGGEIRIRNVPLRVIGILAPKGQSVSGQDQDDIVILPFTTAERKVLGTQFLGTVGIIIVAMQSRHDIPAAVDDIKDLLRARHRLHSSEEDDFTIRTMEDLAKTMASASRTMMLMLMGIASISLFVGGIGIMNILLVSVTERTKEIGLRMAVGAKRAHILLQFLIEAIIMTAIGGVLGVAFGIGSARLLTHVIGWPTIVNVPAVAAAFLFSLAVGVFFGLYPANKASKLNPIEALRYE
- a CDS encoding ABC transporter, RND-adapter-like protein, which gives rise to MTDHHQDPTHHASGTEIVPAHVPVTPAPHRPPSMPEEKAPTSIVVFPTGSKRSRLPWLIGTAIVLAIVGGGLWYWGISGAPPVQYKTAVVDRGPITAIVTATGTINPVVSVQVGSQVSGKVSQLFADFNSQVIKGQVLAQIDQKPFKARLSQARAAVKSAKGNLAKAKVLATQRKREFDRMAALRPQAYVSQADVDLADTNYRDAAANVEVLQAQLDQAQAALASAELDLGYTTIYSPVDGIVVSRNVDVGQTLAAAFQTPILFVIAQDLTRMQVNANVSESDIGGVREGTEAHFRVDAYPKQFFEGVVTQVRNAPINIQNVVTYDVVITVSNPDLKLKPGMTANVTIVTAQKDNPLRVPNGALRFRMPNVPIDKKTSRVWVLDQNNQPRQVEVTTGIADSLSTEIVGSSLNPGDRLIVGIESEEEQAQKKLPPGFEPGRGMR